Proteins encoded by one window of Arabidopsis thaliana chromosome 2, partial sequence:
- a CDS encoding uncharacterized protein (unknown protein; FUNCTIONS IN: molecular_function unknown; INVOLVED IN: biological_process unknown; LOCATED IN: endomembrane system; Has 4 Blast hits to 4 proteins in 2 species: Archae - 0; Bacteria - 0; Metazoa - 0; Fungi - 0; Plants - 4; Viruses - 0; Other Eukaryotes - 0 (source: NCBI BLink).), whose amino-acid sequence MVPRILHEWLTYIASKVSEKLSFRKAAEEPNLPIAAATTLISPQGRVDFVFMDNEAQEIRNVSPTSQELPSSSTTSISHSNERSNSLRSIVIQ is encoded by the exons ATGGTTCCAAGAATATTGCATGAATGGTTAACATATATCG CTTCAAAAGTTTCTGAAAAACTTAGCTTCCGAAAAGCAGCAGAGGAACCAAACCTTCCTATTGCTGCTGCTACTACTCTGATATCACCTCAAGGTCGAGTAGACTTTGTCTTTATGGACAATGAAGCACAAGAGATAAGAAATGTTTCGCCGACATCACAAGaacttccatcttcttctactacttCTATTTCACATAGTAATGAACGATCTAATTCTCTACGATCTATCGTTATTCAGTAA